The genomic window TGGTATCCAAAGTGGAACATATGTTGGCATAATAAGACCTAAAATAATACCTGATACTATTGGACTTAAATCTGTAATCCAATTAGTTTTTTTAATAAACTTATTCCATAAAGCTTCTGAAATAATACTTGCTAATACTGAAGCTAATAAAATTTTAACTGCATCACCCTTATAAAAATATATTCCTGCAAACACGGCTGGAATTAATGCAATTATAAAATCTATCATTATTTTATTAACTCCTAAGCCCCTTTTAATATGAGGAGCAGGTGATATTTTAAGATTTGTATTTCCCACAATCTTCACTCCTATTCTGTGATTATTATAAATAGATTCAATTTGCTTAATTTATTTTCCTATATATTTTTTAGCTGTTTTAATAGATTGAGTAAGTTCTAAATTTGAAGGACACACATAACTACACATTCCACATTCTATGCATTTTTCCCCACCAAATTTTAAAAACTCATCTTTTTCTTTCCTTTTCCAAAGATCCATAAGCTTTATTGGATTTAATCCCTCTGGACATGCTCTTAAACACTTAGAACATCTTATACAGCTTGTTGAATTTTCAGATGGTGAGTCCTTATCTGTTAAAAATAGTATTGATTTAGTGTTTATATCAACTTTCTCACTTAAATCATATTTTAATTCCCCATTTAAACTACCACCAACAACTATTTTTCTAAGTTTTGCTTTATCTCCATCTAAGGCATTAAATATAACTTCTAAGCTTGTTCCTTCATTAACTGAAATTACTTTATTTCCTTTTACAGCACTTCCATAAACGGGTATATATAATTGTAAATTATCCTCTTTTATGGTTTGTCCTAAATAAACTACTTTTGAAAGATCTTCTATTAAAGCATTTTTTCCACCACCTAATGCTTTTTGTACTAATCTATCTTCATAGAACTCATCTAATGGGTTAACTTTAACAACTTGTCCTAATTGTGAAAGACTTGCATCCAAATTCTTATCAGCTTTAGAAACTAAAAATTTAACCTCTTTTGCTCCTGTAAGCTCTTTAATTTTTAAAATACCAGCTTCGATTTCCGCCTTTCTTTCTTTAACTATTACTTCAAAACCGTTTATATTTGGTTGAAAACTAAAAGCTTTAACCAAAACTACTTCACTATTTTTACCTTTGTAATTTGAAATTAAAAATTCACTTAAATCCTTAACTTCTTCTGACACTAAAGGTGCACTTTCAATATTAAAAACATTGTTTTCTTGTAATGTAAATAACTTGTTAAAAACGGTTACATTGCCAAACAAATTCCTAATCACTAATATATCCTCCTAATTCTAAAATTTGTAAAATATCTACCTATTGCTTATGATTTGTTACTCATACTTTTATATGTTAACACATTCATCGAATTGCCTCAATAAATATATTTAATCAATCCTATTTTTCATAATTTATTCAAAGTTCATCATTTTTTCTTCAATTTCGACTTATTTTTTAAGGTTTTTTTAAATAAAACACTGTAATTAATAAAAAAAGATGAAGTTATGTTAATTCTTCACCTTTTATTAAATATTTTATATTTTTTTCCTTTTATAAAAATTAAATTCTTAAAAAACTCTTATAATTTTTATTTTTTTATCATTTATCTTAAGTAAAACAGTTGTGCTTCTTTCTTAATACTGTATATTATACTACCTTTAATAATATACTATTTCTATAAAGATGATTAATTTTATAGGCTTATATAGAGTCGAATTTTGTCTTATATAATGTTAAGTGCCTTATATTATCTAGTTCTATATCATTTTTCATATATTCATAAAAAAAATCATTTAACTCTGTACTTTTAATTAAATCTTCTAAAGAATCCTGTATTCTTCCTATATTTGAATAAAAGCATGCTCTATTATAGTATAAGAACCCCTCTTCATTATTTTCTTCGATTCCTCTACTTATAACTTCTATAGCTTTATTGAAATTATTATTTTCTCTATATATAATTGCTAAATTTAAAAAACTATATGGATATTTTGGATTTTCTTTAATTGACTTTTCATAATACTCAATTGATTTTTCTATATCTCCAACTTTTTTTGTAAAGACTCCCATATTAAATAATATTCTAAAATGATTAGGTGAAATTTCCAAGGCTTTATTCATATATTTTAAAGCATAATCTAAGTTTTCTAACTCATCATATATACAAGCTAAGTTAGCATTTGCCCATAAATCATTAGGAATTAGCTTTAAAACCTTT from Clostridium septicum includes these protein-coding regions:
- a CDS encoding tetratricopeptide repeat protein, encoding MVNEKHLFNNYINIARNFVSEKNYFKALKFYNKAYKFDEGKKDIELILDMALLYDKILRKDLAEEKYKEVLELDKNEARAYYGLGVLYDEECLYDKAIEYYNKAIEKDENYDRAYFFVANAYDEIGEKNKAIENYRKVLKLIPNDLWANANLACIYDELENLDYALKYMNKALEISPNHFRILFNMGVFTKKVGDIEKSIEYYEKSIKENPKYPYSFLNLAIIYRENNNFNKAIEVISRGIEENNEEGFLYYNRACFYSNIGRIQDSLEDLIKSTELNDFFYEYMKNDIELDNIRHLTLYKTKFDSI
- a CDS encoding 4Fe-4S dicluster domain-containing protein produces the protein MIRNLFGNVTVFNKLFTLQENNVFNIESAPLVSEEVKDLSEFLISNYKGKNSEVVLVKAFSFQPNINGFEVIVKERKAEIEAGILKIKELTGAKEVKFLVSKADKNLDASLSQLGQVVKVNPLDEFYEDRLVQKALGGGKNALIEDLSKVVYLGQTIKEDNLQLYIPVYGSAVKGNKVISVNEGTSLEVIFNALDGDKAKLRKIVVGGSLNGELKYDLSEKVDINTKSILFLTDKDSPSENSTSCIRCSKCLRACPEGLNPIKLMDLWKRKEKDEFLKFGGEKCIECGMCSYVCPSNLELTQSIKTAKKYIGK